A portion of the Edaphobacter bradus genome contains these proteins:
- a CDS encoding ABC transporter ATP-binding protein — protein sequence MSSLGHSSFSGGIKHADRPSRGTGRATAADLTASRPKPSLKKVLPEVWKLIKPRRLLLGGSFLLMIINRASGLVLPASTRYLIDNVMGKHQLHLLPIIVGVVVGATILQGITSFTLTQLLSMEGQRLIAELRMKVQAHIGRLPVAFYDANRTGTLVARIMTDVEGVRNLIGTGVIDFFGGVLTALFAFGYLIHLSVQMTLVTFVILIIFGLILQRAFKTIRPIFRERSKINAEVTGRLTESLGGVRVVKGYHAEASEAGVFATGVGRLLRNVISSLTAQSLMSLASTAVLGIVGALIMYLGAHQVVAGRLTTGGYVTYVMFLAFMIAPIVQLVAIGTQLTEAVAGLDRTTEILSELEEDSSPARTNVLGPIHGDVAFRDVSFEYDPGKPVLHGISFESKPGTVTALVGSSGSGKSTIISLICDFHTATSGQVLADDVDLATVRLSSYRNQLGVVLQETFLFDGTIRENILFSRPEATEEQLTEACRIARVDEFAERFPEGYETIVGERGVKLSGGQRQRLSIARAILADPRILILDEATSSLDSESEAMIQNGLSYLMQGRTTFVIAHRLSTIRRADQILVVEQGEIVERGNHETLYALGGRYYDLYTRQHGVETNLFLAPGEGDKVIEEDIAAKA from the coding sequence ATGTCTTCCTTAGGGCACTCAAGCTTCAGCGGCGGGATCAAACATGCGGACCGCCCCTCCCGCGGCACCGGCCGGGCGACTGCCGCCGACCTCACCGCGTCGCGTCCCAAGCCAAGCCTGAAAAAGGTTCTGCCTGAGGTCTGGAAGCTCATCAAGCCGCGCCGCCTTCTTCTCGGCGGCAGCTTCCTGCTGATGATCATCAACCGCGCCAGCGGCCTCGTTCTGCCCGCCTCGACCCGCTATCTCATCGATAACGTCATGGGCAAGCACCAGCTTCACCTGCTGCCCATCATCGTCGGCGTCGTCGTCGGCGCGACAATCCTGCAGGGCATTACCTCGTTCACCCTCACCCAACTCCTCTCGATGGAGGGCCAACGCCTCATCGCCGAGCTGCGCATGAAGGTCCAGGCGCACATCGGACGCCTGCCTGTCGCCTTCTACGACGCGAACCGCACAGGAACTCTCGTCGCCCGCATCATGACTGACGTCGAGGGCGTCCGCAACCTCATCGGAACCGGCGTCATCGACTTCTTCGGCGGCGTCCTTACCGCGCTCTTCGCCTTCGGCTATCTCATTCATCTCAGCGTGCAGATGACGCTGGTCACCTTCGTCATCCTCATCATCTTCGGCCTCATCCTTCAGCGCGCCTTCAAGACCATCCGCCCCATCTTCCGCGAGCGCTCGAAGATCAACGCCGAGGTCACCGGCCGCCTCACCGAATCGCTCGGCGGCGTCCGCGTCGTCAAGGGCTACCACGCCGAGGCCAGCGAGGCCGGCGTCTTCGCCACCGGAGTCGGGCGTCTCCTGCGCAACGTCATCTCCTCGCTCACCGCGCAGTCGCTCATGTCGCTCGCCTCGACGGCTGTGCTCGGAATCGTCGGCGCACTCATCATGTACCTCGGCGCACACCAGGTCGTCGCCGGACGCCTCACCACTGGCGGGTACGTCACCTATGTGATGTTCCTCGCGTTCATGATCGCGCCCATCGTGCAGCTCGTCGCCATCGGAACCCAGCTCACCGAGGCCGTCGCCGGGCTCGACCGAACCACCGAAATACTCTCTGAGCTGGAAGAGGACTCCAGCCCCGCCCGCACCAACGTGCTCGGCCCCATCCACGGCGACGTCGCCTTCCGCGATGTCAGCTTCGAGTACGATCCCGGCAAGCCTGTCCTCCACGGCATCAGCTTCGAATCGAAGCCCGGCACCGTCACCGCGCTCGTCGGCTCCTCAGGCTCCGGCAAATCGACCATCATCTCGCTCATCTGCGACTTCCACACCGCGACCAGCGGCCAGGTCCTCGCCGATGACGTCGACCTCGCGACCGTCCGGCTCTCCAGCTACCGCAATCAGCTAGGCGTCGTGCTCCAGGAAACCTTCCTCTTCGACGGAACCATCCGCGAGAACATCCTCTTCTCCCGCCCCGAAGCCACCGAGGAGCAGCTCACGGAAGCCTGCCGCATCGCACGAGTCGATGAGTTCGCAGAGCGCTTCCCCGAGGGCTACGAGACCATCGTCGGCGAGCGCGGCGTCAAGCTCTCCGGCGGCCAACGCCAGCGCCTCTCCATCGCCCGCGCCATCCTCGCCGACCCCCGCATCCTCATCCTCGACGAGGCCACCAGCTCGCTCGACTCCGAGTCCGAGGCCATGATCCAGAACGGCCTAAGCTACCTCATGCAGGGCCGCACGACGTTCGTCATCGCACACCGGCTCTCCACCATCCGTCGCGCCGACCAGATACTCGTCGTCGAGCAGGGCGAGATCGTCGAGCGGGGAAACCACGAGACGCTATACGCCCTCGGCGGCCGCTACTACGACCTCTACACCCGCCAGCACGGCGTCGAAACCAACCTCTTCCTCGCCCCCGGCGAAGGCGACAAGGTTATCGAAGAAGACATCGCCGCCAAAGCTTGA
- a CDS encoding CBS domain-containing protein, which translates to MSKLSTTIGAVLQGKSREMWSTTPDTSVYKAIEMMAEKQVGSLLVMEQDDVVGVLSERDYARKVILQGRSSNETTVSEIMSPPISVSPEHTVADCMVIMTNNRVRHLPVKQAGKVVGIVSIGDLVNAVISAQDEAIRHLESYICGTPR; encoded by the coding sequence ATGAGTAAGCTTTCAACAACGATCGGTGCGGTTCTGCAGGGAAAGAGCCGCGAGATGTGGTCCACGACGCCGGATACCTCCGTCTACAAAGCCATCGAGATGATGGCGGAAAAACAGGTGGGCTCTCTGCTGGTGATGGAGCAGGACGACGTGGTAGGTGTGCTCTCGGAGCGCGACTATGCGCGCAAGGTGATACTGCAGGGACGGTCGTCCAACGAGACAACGGTTTCAGAGATCATGAGCCCCCCGATCTCCGTCTCGCCCGAACATACGGTGGCCGACTGCATGGTGATCATGACGAACAACCGCGTACGGCATCTGCCGGTGAAGCAGGCAGGCAAGGTGGTGGGAATTGTCTCCATCGGCGACCTGGTGAACGCCGTGATCTCGGCGCAGGATGAGGCAATCCGCCATCTGGAGTCCTATATCTGCGGGACGCCTCGTTAG
- a CDS encoding SCO family protein has protein sequence MPWKSLSLLFCLSLLLIVGIAGCRQSAPPASANASATLRSFPVRGKVVSTNATEVTLDHEAIPGFMDAMVMPYKLKDPSIVSELHPGDRITATLLVHQDEGGFHDALLDNIVVTAQARPDYKPAVQFHVPAPGDNVPDFQLLNQSGRTIHLAQFKGKVLVATFIYTRCPLADYCPKMSRNFAEIDKALAADPALYSQTHLLSISFDPAYDTPAVLRSYGGAYTGRYTTETFTHWDFAAPSEKELPTVTQFFDVGVTPGENKTLTHSLSTVIIGKDGKIAAWYPTNDWQPSDVVAAIRKASAS, from the coding sequence GTGCCTTGGAAGTCCCTGTCTCTCCTGTTCTGCCTCAGCTTGCTGCTCATCGTTGGCATCGCCGGATGCCGCCAGTCCGCCCCGCCAGCTTCTGCAAATGCATCCGCCACGCTCCGGAGCTTTCCCGTCCGCGGCAAAGTCGTCAGCACCAACGCCACTGAGGTCACGCTCGATCACGAGGCCATCCCCGGCTTCATGGACGCCATGGTCATGCCCTACAAGCTCAAAGACCCCAGCATCGTCAGCGAACTGCACCCCGGCGACCGCATCACCGCCACTCTCCTCGTCCACCAGGACGAAGGAGGCTTCCACGACGCCCTGCTCGACAACATCGTTGTCACCGCGCAGGCCAGGCCCGACTACAAGCCCGCCGTGCAGTTCCACGTTCCGGCACCCGGCGACAACGTGCCGGACTTCCAGCTACTCAATCAGAGCGGACGCACCATCCACCTCGCGCAGTTCAAGGGCAAGGTCCTCGTCGCTACCTTCATCTACACCCGCTGCCCGCTCGCCGACTACTGCCCCAAGATGAGCCGCAACTTCGCCGAGATCGACAAAGCCCTCGCCGCCGACCCTGCGCTCTACTCACAGACGCATCTTCTCAGCATCAGCTTCGACCCCGCCTACGACACCCCTGCCGTTCTGCGCAGCTACGGCGGAGCCTACACCGGCCGCTACACCACAGAGACCTTCACCCACTGGGACTTCGCCGCACCTTCGGAGAAAGAACTCCCCACCGTGACCCAATTCTTCGACGTTGGCGTCACCCCAGGCGAGAACAAGACCCTCACCCACTCGCTCTCAACCGTCATCATTGGCAAGGACGGCAAGATCGCCGCCTGGTATCCCACCAACGACTGGCAGCCGTCCGATGTCGTGGCCGCCATTCGGAAAGCCTCCGCAAGCTAA
- a CDS encoding PD-(D/E)XK nuclease family protein, whose product MRVFQGLLGYNRDMDGVDRLPGEIAQALERGATVVTGNQRATRTLQHAFNQQSRARGLASWRLPSIMAWETWASGLWHEWMLEGRATAMLLNGTQEHAIWRSLLSADVELSSLREVDSLATLAADAWRLLCRHNGQRRLRNFSGNTDTRAFERWAQEFERRCRAEDLLPSAQMEDAIRAALQGGAVDALPPEIALVGFDGMTPAQEAVVEAVRAAGIVIGSIELTAPAQQRVLARATDEIGELYAAARWIRRYLEDHPAARIAVIVPDLEARRARIDRAFREVLAPELENIAANDDAAPYEFSLGVPLARTPMIEVALDLLRWSIGALPLTQVSALLLSPYFAPAEGERGGRAEFDAFAMRQEDLLRPEVTIGWLLECIEGWKRNGKISRLLKAVRKMERVAEERLASRERRSFAAWTEVIGEFLDAAAWGAGRDTARGESSLEFQARRKWERVLDELARLDFNAGRVEFRQALGRLEWIARETMFAAESREAPVQVMGPLEAAGSRFDAAWFLGAGELSWPRGTGSNPLLPWHLQRELGMPGVDPERDDAQARLVTRRIAESAETVVFSYAVEAAEGHQRASAALKDIEMEEVVAEEFAPVSAERQIVELETVEDSDSLPLRRDEVMRGGADILKLQAACGFRAFAEKRLWSTELEHAELGLDAAGRGNIVHRALELFWKQVESQVALKKMTASEFDGVLDQSISEALRKAAELSKTAWDAAYVEVQRARLRSLMEQWLELERGRAPFTVKLSEREFKDVRIGPLRLDVRVDRVDEGEQGEILIDYKTGVAKPADWLGERPEAPQLPLYAMLTNAERLEAVAFAQVRTGKEMTLTGYATSADALTKSVKLTEAATLEEQVEQWREVLTKLATDFYNGDARVNPKNYPKTCEHCRQRILCRLDPASVEDDAEENDAAEAEHV is encoded by the coding sequence GTGCGCGTTTTCCAAGGCCTGCTGGGGTATAACCGAGACATGGATGGCGTGGATCGGCTGCCGGGCGAGATCGCACAGGCGCTCGAACGGGGCGCGACCGTGGTGACGGGGAACCAGCGTGCGACACGGACGCTGCAGCACGCCTTCAATCAGCAGAGCCGTGCACGCGGGCTGGCAAGCTGGCGGCTGCCGTCGATCATGGCCTGGGAGACGTGGGCCTCGGGTCTGTGGCATGAGTGGATGCTTGAAGGACGCGCCACGGCCATGCTACTCAACGGCACACAGGAACACGCGATATGGCGGTCGTTACTGAGCGCCGATGTTGAGCTGAGCAGCCTTCGCGAAGTGGACTCGCTAGCAACCCTGGCTGCGGATGCGTGGCGGCTGCTCTGCCGTCACAATGGACAGCGCCGTCTGCGTAACTTCAGCGGAAATACGGACACGAGGGCCTTCGAGCGGTGGGCGCAGGAGTTTGAGCGGCGTTGCCGCGCAGAAGATCTGCTGCCCTCGGCGCAGATGGAGGACGCGATACGGGCGGCCTTGCAGGGTGGGGCTGTAGATGCTCTGCCGCCTGAGATTGCGCTGGTTGGGTTTGACGGGATGACTCCGGCGCAGGAGGCCGTAGTGGAGGCCGTTCGCGCCGCGGGGATTGTGATTGGATCGATCGAGCTGACTGCACCAGCGCAACAGCGCGTGCTGGCCAGAGCAACCGATGAGATCGGCGAACTGTACGCGGCTGCACGCTGGATTCGGCGGTACCTTGAGGACCATCCGGCAGCGCGCATTGCTGTGATTGTGCCGGACCTCGAGGCGCGCCGAGCGAGGATCGACCGTGCCTTCCGCGAGGTGCTGGCGCCTGAGCTTGAGAACATCGCAGCGAACGATGACGCTGCGCCGTATGAGTTTTCGTTGGGTGTGCCACTTGCGCGAACTCCGATGATTGAAGTCGCGCTTGATCTGCTGCGGTGGTCCATAGGAGCGCTGCCGCTGACGCAGGTGAGCGCGCTGCTGCTCTCGCCATACTTCGCGCCAGCAGAGGGCGAGCGAGGCGGTCGTGCGGAGTTCGACGCGTTTGCGATGCGGCAGGAAGACCTGCTGCGTCCGGAGGTGACGATTGGATGGTTGCTCGAGTGCATTGAAGGGTGGAAGCGCAACGGGAAGATTTCTCGACTGCTGAAGGCTGTGCGCAAGATGGAGCGCGTCGCCGAAGAGCGGCTCGCATCGCGCGAACGCAGGTCGTTCGCAGCATGGACCGAGGTGATCGGCGAGTTTCTTGACGCCGCGGCGTGGGGCGCAGGACGGGACACAGCACGGGGCGAGAGCAGTCTCGAGTTTCAGGCGCGAAGGAAGTGGGAGCGCGTGCTGGATGAGTTGGCGAGGCTGGACTTCAACGCGGGACGCGTGGAGTTTCGCCAGGCACTGGGCCGCCTGGAGTGGATTGCAAGGGAGACGATGTTCGCTGCGGAGTCGCGCGAAGCTCCGGTGCAGGTGATGGGGCCGCTTGAGGCGGCAGGCAGCAGGTTTGACGCAGCGTGGTTCCTCGGCGCGGGCGAGTTGTCGTGGCCACGGGGGACAGGGAGCAATCCGCTGCTGCCGTGGCATTTGCAGCGTGAATTGGGAATGCCCGGTGTCGACCCTGAGCGCGATGACGCGCAGGCGAGGCTTGTGACGCGGCGGATCGCGGAGAGCGCGGAGACGGTCGTGTTCAGCTATGCGGTTGAGGCTGCCGAGGGTCATCAGCGTGCGTCTGCCGCGCTCAAGGACATCGAGATGGAGGAGGTTGTTGCGGAAGAGTTCGCACCCGTCTCCGCTGAACGGCAGATTGTTGAACTCGAAACAGTGGAGGACAGCGATTCCCTGCCCCTGCGGCGCGATGAGGTCATGCGCGGAGGCGCAGATATCTTGAAGCTCCAAGCAGCGTGCGGCTTCCGCGCCTTCGCCGAGAAGAGGCTGTGGTCGACGGAGCTTGAACATGCTGAGTTGGGACTGGACGCGGCTGGGCGCGGCAACATCGTGCATCGTGCGCTCGAACTCTTCTGGAAGCAGGTGGAGTCGCAAGTTGCACTGAAGAAGATGACAGCTTCGGAGTTCGACGGCGTGCTCGACCAGTCGATCAGTGAGGCCCTGCGCAAGGCTGCAGAGCTAAGCAAGACCGCGTGGGACGCTGCCTATGTTGAGGTTCAACGAGCGCGGCTGCGAAGCCTGATGGAACAGTGGCTGGAGCTGGAGCGGGGACGCGCGCCGTTTACGGTAAAGCTGAGCGAGCGCGAGTTCAAGGATGTGCGGATCGGACCGCTGCGATTGGATGTTCGCGTGGACCGCGTGGATGAGGGAGAGCAAGGCGAGATTCTCATCGACTACAAGACAGGCGTGGCGAAGCCGGCAGATTGGCTAGGAGAGCGGCCTGAGGCGCCACAGCTTCCGCTGTACGCGATGCTCACGAACGCCGAGCGGCTGGAGGCCGTAGCCTTTGCCCAGGTGCGGACAGGCAAGGAGATGACGCTGACAGGCTATGCAACCAGCGCGGACGCGCTTACCAAGTCCGTCAAGCTGACGGAAGCTGCGACGCTTGAGGAGCAGGTGGAGCAATGGCGCGAGGTGCTGACGAAGCTTGCCACCGACTTCTATAACGGCGACGCGCGCGTGAACCCGAAGAACTATCCGAAGACCTGTGAACACTGCC